The Acropora palmata chromosome 10, jaAcrPala1.3, whole genome shotgun sequence genome contains a region encoding:
- the LOC141895551 gene encoding AH receptor-interacting protein-like, giving the protein MADDKPLISKNILYAGEGDIPEFEPGSKATFHFKTFKADEEKTQIDCSGHLGQPFELLIGKKFKLEVWEELIKTMREKEVSRFSCHKSLVGGYPVVSKSLRTISKKKKGQLSEEHDHHEHSCSLSAIKSTGYPDLDDLLVNEQDLVFEIELLKYEKPGEFKKETWQMDAEEKLSIVPFLKESGNKLYQEKKYKEAAGKYAEALGCLEQLCLREKPGDLPWLQLDQMKIPFLLNYAQCKLFLGDFYEVIEHTSTVLEKDKDNVKALFRRAKAHVNCWNPKEARDDFLRVMALDPSLSKAVNKELVELERLSKEHDFKDRNKLKTLFK; this is encoded by the exons atggcggacgacaAACCTCTGATTTCTAAGAATATTCTTTATGCCGGAGAAGGGGATATTCCAGAATTTGAACCTGGATCTAAG GCAACGTTTCATTTCAAGACATTTAAAGCTGATGAAGAAAAAACTCAGATAGATTGTAGTGGGCATCTTGGGCAGCCTTTCGAACTGCTCATTGGCAAAAAGTTCAAATTGGAAGTCTGGGAGGAGCTTATAAAAACGATGAGGGAGAAAGAAGTGTCTAGATTTTCTTGCCACAAATCG cTTGTTGGTGGCTATCCTGTTGTTTCCAAAAGTCTTCGCactatttcaaaaaagaagaaagggcAGTTGTCTGAGGAACATGATCATCACGAACACTCTTGCAGTTTGTCAGCCATAAAATCAACAGGATACCCTGACTTGGATGATTTGCTGGTGAATGAACAAGATCTTGTCTTTGAAATAGAACTGTTAAAATATGAGAAGCCTGgtgaatttaaaaaggagACATGGCAAATGGATGCAGAAGAAAAATTGTCTATTGTTCCATTTCTTAAAGAGAGTGGAAATAAACTCTATCAAGAGAAAAAGTACAAAGAAGCTGCAGGAAAGTATGCAGAGGCACTGGGCTGCCTGGAACAGCTGTGTTTACGAGAAAAACCGGGAGATTTACCCTGGCTTCAGCTTGATCAAATGAAAATTCCCTTCTTACTCAACTATGCACAATGTAAGCTTTTTCTTGGAGATTTTTATGAAGTTATTGAACACACATCAACAGTCCTTGAAAAAGATAAAGATAACGTCAAGGCATTATTTAGACGAGCCAAGGCTCATGTAAATTGTTGGAATCCTAAAGAAGCAAGAGATGATTTTCTCAGAGTGATGGCATTAGACCCTTCTCTTTCAAAAGCTGTTAATAAGGAACTTGTTGAACTGGAGAGGCTCTCCAAAGAGCATGATTTCAAGGACagaaacaagttgaaaacacTTTTTAAGTGA
- the LOC141895548 gene encoding carboxypeptidase D-like, with amino-acid sequence MATRKLLVLIIYVLAVFEEVQLKKSCKYQKKLRFRSLLRRGYINDENLRRLLQSFECHHRDIAKLYSIGKSAGNRELWVMRITDKPGEEEPGEPMFKYVANMHGNEAVGRQMLIYLIAYLLENYGREERTTKLVNSTDIHIMPSMNPDGFYISREGECSGIAGRYNKNNVDLNRDFPDQFNNWDNYNLTSSQPETKAVIKWIYENPFVLSANLHGGALVASYPFDSNKDHQTTGTMSLSPDDNVFKHLASTYASNHRTMSINRKCPPIFPKGITNGAFWYDVVGGMQDINYLISNCFEITLELSCCKYPKRSVLPFEWKNNRNALLKYLEQVHRGIKGFVRNSRGVGLRNAVIHVHGIDHNVTTAAYGDFWRILLPGIYTVTALASGYHRKTLRDIIVTSKVPTELEFILENDVNLNNNLLYVRDIPWLSEPIHLNKRDLSSTLQALDPSVQVSLTGIPTTSKEYIKVTKEWTKPRIFRHHNYNDMTIFLQTIASLYPNITRLYSIGKSVQNRALWVLEITDNPGIHEPGEPEFKYVGNMHGNEVIGRECLLLLIQSLCENYHKVPAITALVDYTRIHIMPSMNPDGYERAKEGQGPGDPGRENARNVDLNRNFPDQYFPNLNPTHEPETVAVMNWIKSLPFVLSANLHGGSIVANYPFDDTRSDRESYNGSPDDSVFRQLALSYSKANPAMAGGRPCPNYPSEYFRNGITNGAEWYIVKGGMQDYNYLHSNCFELTIEMSCKKFPLQSTLQSYWDNNKVSLLTFMSQVHTGIKGFVRNEAKEGISHAAISVSGINHDIYSASDGDYWRLLVPGNYIVNVHAVGYISGSKNVKVSSGLATELDFVLRRIIQTTIQMPTQASTTPASLFPVERPDETDNPLVNSLTPTSIDFSPSQVEETSTSTTQQATSSVSTISTSEVMPQFTHHDYHAMTSFLQEYASRYSSIIKLTTIGTTSQGKTIYSLIATAEASFQNSLQKPHVGLIGSLQGKDIVGKELLLKFIEYLCDAFEQKEERITKLLQTTVIHILPAVDVDGNENVTKGDCEGKLLPKDDLSTSFYFNLTDSGKRSMSSEILESAYEEPQEVQYVKAWMKNSNFSLLADFSGGEMVARYPVSVRKSGNVRGPATSYTSLFEELSLAYSSKHPRMHLGQSCNKSGAGFPNGIANGARWKELYYTMQDYAYFTLDIPQLSFFISCCKYPPSLELQNIWKENRESLLAFLSKSREAVQGVIHTLSHKPINTSTVTIEGPSVATVLKHLDDSSFYRVLAKGKYKITAHAPGYSSITKEVTIHDDTPAEVMFNLHEMPKFSHHKYAAMESFLRGIALKCSNITRLYSIGQTVQYRDIWVMEISDNPGIHQPGKPEFRYVGGVHGNEAVGKEMLLLLIQHLCLSYGKDDLVTKLVKTTRIHILPALNADGFEVATEGSCFSDKGRNNARDVDLNSNFPGLRDSTQKTSEAETSALMKWIQKYPFVLSATLHGGTLVAQYPYDAHPPDLSASNPTPDDDVFRYLATSYANSHPTMHYGKPLCPGLSVLEEFPNGITNGAAWHTEGGAMKDYIYENSNCFEIGIHMGCCKYPFAQELDHQWKEHKNPLFFFMFQVHRGIKGFVYDESGSPIPNAVISVNGRYHNVRTASSGDFWRLLTPGKYDVTASAPGRKDVTVNVQVHPNEPATQVQFTLRQHGLVLGLPSAVVVGIVVLVAMVFILFVVGLWRLARYRRQLTVRRNGYIMDYDHERSLNSFNSKALLSNEYSDDTDDDEEDRVYECVKR; translated from the exons ATGGCGACACGAAAGCTTTTGGTACTTATTATTTACGTGCTTGCTGTATTCGAGGAAGTACAACTTAAGAAGTCTTGTAAATATCAGAAAAAGTTACGTTTTCGGTCTCTATTACGCCGTGGATACATAAATGACGAAAATTTGAGACGTTTGCTGCAGTCTTTTGAATGTCATCATAGGGATATTGCAAAACTGTACTCAATCGGAAAATCAGCGGGAAATCGCGAGTTATGGGTAATGCGGATTACAGATAAACCAGGCGAAGAGGAACCAGGAGAACCAATGTTCAAATATGTGGCAAATATGCATGGCAATGAGGCCGTTGGAAGGCAGATGTTGATCTATTTAATAGCTTACTTACTGGAGAATTACGGTCGCGAGGAACGTACCACGAAACTAGTTAACTCTACCGATATACACATAATGCCCTCAATGAATCCTGATGGATTTTATATATCACGAGAAGGAGAATGCTCCGGCATAGCGGGAcgttataataaaaataacgtTGATCTAAATCGCGACTTTCCAGACCAGTTTAATAATTGGGACAATTACAACCTCACTTCATCTCAACCGGAAACCAAGGCAGTGATAAAGTGGATTTATGAAAATCCTTTCGTATTATCAGCAAATTTACATGGAGGGGCTTTGGTGGCAAGTTATCCATTTGACAGCAACAAAGATCATCAAACAACAGGAACAATGAGTCTGTCACCAGATGACAATGTGTTTAAACACTTAGCCAGCACATATGCCAGTAATCATAGAACCATGAGTATTAATAGGAAATGCCCCCCTATCTTTCCAAAAGGGATTACTAATGGCGCCTTCTGGTATGATGTAGTTGGAGGAATGCAAGATATCAACTACCTTATCAGCAACTGCTTTGAAATCACCCTTGAATTATCTTGTTGTAAATATCCAAAACGCTCTGTTTTACCATTTGAATGGAAAAATAACCGTAACGCTCTGTTAAAATATTTGGAGCAGGTGCATAGGGGCATCAAAGGATTCGTAAGGAATAGCAGAGGTGTTGGTCTTCGAAATGCAGTAATTCATGTGCATGGTATTGATCATAATGTAACCACTGCAGCATATGGTGACTTTTGGAGAATTTTACTACCTGGAATCTATACAGTTACTGCTCTTGCATCAGGTTACCACAGAAAGACACTTAGGGATATCATTGTTACCTCTAAGGTGCCAACTGAATTAGAGTTTATCCTGGAAAATGATGTTAATCTAAACAATAATCTATTATATGTGCGTGATATTCCATGGCTCAGCGAGCCAATACATTTAAACAAGCGAGATTTGAGCTCAACCCTACAAGCGCTAGATCCAAGTGTCCAGGTATCTCTAACGGGTATTCCAACCACATCAAAGGAGTACATTAAGGTAACAAAAGAATGGACAAAGCCAAGAATCTTCAGACATCACAATTACAATGACATGACTATCTTTTTACAAACAATAGCAAGTTTATACCCAAACATTACAAGACTGTACTCAATTGGTAAATCAGTTCAAAACAGGGCACTTTGGGTGTTGGAGATTACAGACAACCCAGGAATTCATGAGCCAGGAGAGCCCGAGTTTAAGTATGTAGGAAACATGCATGGAAATGAGGTGATAGGAAGAGAATGTCTTTTGCTATTGATTCAGTCACTGTGTGAGAACTATCACAAAGTTCCTGCAATAACAGCACTTGTAGATTACACTCGCATTCATATTATGCCATCAATGAACCCAGATGGATATGAAAGGGCTAAAGAAGGACAAGGTCCCGGTGATCCTGGTCGTGAAAATGCAAGAAATGTTGACTTGAATAGGAACTTTCCAGATCAATATTTTCCTAACCTCAACCCCACTCATGAGCCTGAGACTGTTGCTGTCATGAACTGGATTAAGTCACTCCCATTTGTCTTATCAGCAAACCTTCATGGGGGCTCCATTGTTGCAAACTATCCATTTGACGACACAAGATCAGATAGGGAAAGCTACAATGGTAGTCCTGATGATAGTGTATTTCGCCAATTAGCCCTCTCGTATTCTAAAGCAAACCCAGCAATGGCTGGAGGTAGGCCTTGCCCTAATTATCCAAGTGAATATTTTAGGAATGGCATCACCAATGGGGCTGAATGGTATATTGTTAAAGGTGGCATGCAGGATTACAATTACCTTCattcaaattgttttgaacttACCATTGAAATGAGTTGCAAGAAGTTTCCTCTCCAGTCAACTTTGCAGTCATACTGGGATAACAACAAAGTTTCTCTTCTGACGTTCATGTCTCAAGTGCACACTGGTATCAAAGGATTTGTCCGAAATGAGGCTAAAGAAGGGATAAGCCATGCTGCCATTTCTGTTTCTGGTATCAACCATGACATTTATTCAGCCAGTGATGGAGATTATTGGCGGCTTCTTGTCCCTGGAAATTACATTGTCAATGTCCATGCTGTGGGGTACATTTCAGGCTctaaaaatgtcaaagtgTCTTCTGGACTTGCAACCGAATTAGATTTTGTGTTAAGAAGGATAATCCAGACTACTATTCAGATGCCTACGCAAGCATCCACCACACCTGCTAGCCTGTTTCCTGTCGAGAGGCCCGATGAAACTGATAACCCTTTGGTTAACTCACTAACACCAACATCCATTGATTTCAGCCCAAGTCAAGTAGAGGAAACATCAACTAGCACAACACAGCAGGCCACTTCTTCAGTTTCAACGATTAGTACATCAG agGTGATGCCTCAATTTACACACCATGATTACCATGCCATGACCTCATTTCTTCAAGAATATGCAAGCAGGTACTCAAGTATAATCAAGCTGACAACTATTGGAACAACTTCccaaggaaaaacaatttactctCTCATTGCAACTGCGGAAGcttcttttcaaaatagtctGCAGAAACCTCATGTTGGCCTAATAGGTAGCTTACAGGGTAAAGACATAGTAGGCAAAGAGCTGCTTTTAAAGTTCATAGAGTACTTGTGCGATGCTTTTGAACAGAAAGAAGAAAGGATAACAAAACTTCTTCAAACTACAGTTATCCACATTCTGCCAGCAGTTGACGTAGATGGAAATGAGAACGTGACCAAAGGGGACTGTGAAGGGAAGCTGTTACCAAAAGATGATTTGTCAACAAGCTTTTATTTCAACTTAACTGACAGTGGGAAGCGCTCAATGTCATCTGAAATTTTAGAG TCTGCTTATGAGGAACCCCAAGAGGTACAATATGTAAAAGCTTGGATGAAGAACagcaatttttctcttttggcTGACTTCAGTGGTGGAGAGATGGTGGCACG ATATCCCGTGAGCGTTCGCAAGAGTGGCAATGTCAGAGGTCCAGCGACGTCATACACGTCATTATTTGAAGAGCTTTCCCTTGCTTATTCTAGCAAGCATCCCAGAATGCACCTCGGACAAAGCTGCAATAAGTCTGGAGCCGGTTTTCCCAATGGCATAGCTAATGGCGCCCGATGGAAAGAACTTTATTACACCATGCAAGATTATGCTTATTTTACTTTAGATATACCACAactttcattctttatttcttgCTGTAAGTACCCACCATCTCTGGAACTGCAAAATATTTGGAAAGAAAACCGCGAATCACTTTTGGCTTTCTTATCAAAATCACGTGAAGCAGTTCAAGGAGTTATTCACACGTTGAGTCACAAGCCCATAAACACTTCCACAGTGACCATTGAAGGCCCAAGCGTGGCCACTGTACTCAAGCACCTCGATGACTCAAGCTTCTACCGAGTTTTGGCAAAAGGAAAGTACAAGATAACAGCGCATGCTCCAGGCTACTCAAGTATTACTAAAGAAGTAACAATCCACGATGACACACCAGCGGAAGTTATGTTTAATTTGCATGAAATGCCAAAATTCTCCCATCACAAATATGCAGCGATGGAGAGCTTTCTGAGAGGTATTGCCTTAAAGTGTTCCAATATTACACGGTTGTACAGCATTGGACAAACTGTTCAGTATCGTGACATTTGGGTCATGGAGATATCGGATAACCCAGGGATACATCAACCGGGGAAGCCCGAGTTCAGATATGTGGGTGGGGTACACGGAAACGAAGCTGTgggaaaagaaatgttgttaCTCCTGATTCAACACCTATGTTTGAGTTATGGTAAAGATGACTTGGTAACCAAGCTGGTCAAGACTACTCGTATCCACATCCTGCCAGCACTTAATGCAGATGGATTTGAAGTAGCCACTGAAGGTAGCTGTTTCTCTGATAAAGGAAGAAATAACGCTAGAGACGTGGATTTGAACTCCAATTTCCCAG GGTTACGCGACTCCACACAGAAGACCTCCGAAGCTGAAACAAGCGCTTTAATGAAGTGGATTCAAAAGTATCCATTTGTTCTGTCAGCTACACTCCATGGTGGCACTCTAGTGGCACAATACCCGTATGATGCCCATCCTCCAGACCTCTCTGCTTCCAACCCCACACCTGACGATGATGTCTTCCGTTACCTAGCAACATCTTACGCTAACTCGCATCCCACCATGCACTATGGGAAGCCGTTGTGCCCTGGCCTTTCCGTTCTGGAAGAATTTCCGAATGGGATCACAAACGGTGCAGCTTGGCATACCGAGGGTGGGGCAATGAAGGATTATATTTATGAGAATAGCAACTGTTTTGAGATCGGTATTCACATGGGATGTTGTAAATACCCTTTTGCGCAAGAGTTGGACCATCAGTGGAAAGAACACAAGAATCCGTTAttctttttcatgtttcag GTACACCGCGGGATAAAAGGCTTCGTGTATGATGAGTCAGGGTCTCCTATACCCAATGCCGTCATATCAGTCAACGGACGTTACCATAATGTCAGAACCGCTAGTAGCGGTGACTTTTGGCGCCTTTTAACGCCTGGGAAATATGACGTCACAGCTTCTGCCCCAGGCCGAAAGGACGTGACAGTGAATGTTCAAGTGCATCCGAATGAGCCTGCTACACAAGTCCAGTTTACTTTGCGACAACATGGCTTGGTGCTTGGCTTGCCGTCGGCAGTAGTGGTAGGGATAGTTGTCTTGGTAGCAATGGTATTTATTCTCTTCGTGGTGGGATTATGGCGATTGGCTCGCTACAGACGTCAGCTAACTGTTAGACGCAATGGATACATCATGGATTACGATCACGAACGATCCCTCAATTCATTCAATTCAAAGGCTTTGCTTAGCAATGAATATTCTGATGACACTGACGATGATGAAGAGGACAGAGTATATGAGTGTGTCAAACGATGA
- the LOC141895554 gene encoding DNA polymerase delta subunit 4-like, protein MASSRLLTDSFPKTKKDRPINQKLLKEKTEDSNRRDAEPLKEPALNDQKQELGTDLQCLKEFDLDSEYGPCIGITRLERWERAEEYGLYPPKEIKEIILQHPNNTSYTECVWYDTVI, encoded by the exons ATGGCTTCCTCACGACTTCTCACCGACTCCTTTCCCAAGACGAAAAAAGATAGACCAATCAACCAAAAACTGCTGAAGGAGAAGACTGAAGATTCAAATCGCAGAG ATGCTGAACCGTTGAAAGAACCTGCACTAAATGATCAAAAGCAAGAACTTGGCACGGACTTACAGTGCTTAAAAGAATTTGACTTAGATTCCGAATATGGTCCTTGCATTG GCATTACAAGGCTTGAAAGATGGGAACGAGCAGAAGAGTATGGACTTTACCCACCAAaggaaattaaagaaatcatTCTACAACATCccaacaatacttcatatacggAATG tgtatgGTATGACACTGTTATTTAG
- the LOC141895550 gene encoding INO80 complex subunit B-like, with product MGKRKETSEDDTRESSSTSPKKKHKRKHKKHKKRKDHGPEGHDEERKKERSKEKSKSKEKESDNGKGGGRAVKLKIKLRGETMATTQMAKIVPVKLKEPVISSGEEDELADEDNFQQSWQEGTEKEEPEIVKKEHGDSDEQEEQKWLDALEKGELDDFGRVKQDKDVSMMTARQRAMLGHEIEGENQLLELPTEPRRKNEDSEEAQKRRKQRAKKRKQQMQKKIEENKTQTVKKLLDREATRSRKEEEKARRKKQQVPHIRYISNQTGFALSFSKGLEFPLEVQLPQDTPKPRFTCSAQGCTNLKKYACSSNNLPVCSMECYKKVQLIQIAVV from the exons ATGGGGAAGAGAAAAGAGACAAGTGAGGATGATACGCGAG AGTCATCTTCCACTTCACCCAAAAAGAAGCACAAGAGAAAGCATAAAAAGCACAAGAAAAGGAAGGACCATGGTCCAGAGGGACatgatgaagaaagaaaaaaggaaagaagcaAAGAGAAGagcaaatcaaaagaaaaagaaagtgacAATGGCAAGGGTGGTGGAAGGGCTGTCAAGCTTAAAATCAAGCTCCGAGGTGAAACAATGGCAACAACACA AATGGCAAAGATAGTCCCTGTGAAGTTAAAAGAGCCTGTGATATCCAGTGGAGAAGAAGATGAACTAGCAGATGAAGATAACTTTCAGCAATCTTGGCAAG agggcactgaaaaagaagaaccagaaattgttaaaaaagaaCATGGTGATTCTGATGA acaagaagaacaaaaatggTTAGATGCATTAGAGAAGGGTGAACTTGATGATTTTGGGCGTGTCAAACAAGACAAGGATGTCAGCATGATGACTGCCAGACAG AGAGCCATGCTTGGTCATGAAATAGAAGGGGAAAATCAACTGCTGGAATTGCCAACAG aaCCAAGACGGAAAAATGAAGACTCAGAAGAAGCgcaaaaaaggagaaaacaaagggCCAAGAAGCGAAAGCAgcaaatgcagaaaaaaattgaagagaaTAAG ACCCAGACTGTCAAAAAGTTACTAGACAGAGAAGCAACAAGATCCCgcaaagaagaggaaaag gcaCGCCGGAAGAAGCAACAAGTGCCTCACATTCGGTATATCAGCAATCAAACTGGTTTTGCCTTGTCCTTTTCTAAAGGTTTAGAATTTCCATTAGAAGTTCAACTGCCACAAGA CACACCAAAGCCAAGATTCACATGTTCAGCACAGGGTTGCACAAACCTGAAGAAGTATGCATGTTCCAGTAACAATTTGCCTGTTTGTAGCATGGAGTGCTACAAAAAAGTGCAACTTATTCAAATTGCTGTTGTTTAA